A DNA window from Microcystis aeruginosa NIES-843 contains the following coding sequences:
- a CDS encoding type II toxin-antitoxin system Phd/YefM family antitoxin: MLSKETTYSQARMNLASILDQVCDESQIIVIKRRNQKNVALIAEDELSSLLECVYLLRSPENAQRLFRSLAWTQTEDATPQTLAELKEELGIES, encoded by the coding sequence ATGTTAAGCAAAGAAACCACCTACTCTCAGGCGAGAATGAATTTAGCCAGTATCTTAGATCAGGTGTGTGACGAATCTCAAATTATCGTCATTAAGCGTCGCAATCAGAAAAATGTGGCGTTAATTGCTGAAGATGAGCTTTCCAGTTTATTAGAGTGTGTTTATTTATTGCGATCTCCGGAAAATGCCCAACGCTTATTTCGCTCTTTAGCATGGACCCAGACAGAAGATGCAACTCCTCAAACATTAGCTGAATTGAAAGAGGAGTTAGGAATTGAGTCCTAA
- a CDS encoding PEP-CTERM sorting domain-containing protein (PEP-CTERM proteins occur, often in large numbers, in the proteomes of bacteria that also encode an exosortase, a predicted intramembrane cysteine proteinase. The presence of a PEP-CTERM domain at a protein's C-terminus predicts cleavage within the sorting domain, followed by covalent anchoring to some some component of the (usually Gram-negative) cell surface. Many PEP-CTERM proteins exhibit an unusual sequence composition that includes large numbers of potential glycosylation sites. Expression of one such protein has been shown restore the ability of a bacterium to form floc, a type of biofilm.), producing the protein MLKNLAAVSTLVIPFLFFPTQAQAITINLATGLDASNTLITTGAQSDAHWTVDNPQGSSTTTPAQTVYPGNPNWFGGWLANGPNSTWIARDANTPANGLGTYTRAFDLTGVDLSTVSITGSWAVDDTGILALNGQQIASLSAGAWGSLTPFSLAAGSSTAALLNQGQNQLTIRIIDPTDNFLEGVRLQGTLTGSNAPTSVPEPTSTLSLLALGTLGAASTLKRKLKSSQSTEKETTEIG; encoded by the coding sequence ATGCTAAAAAACTTAGCCGCCGTTTCTACTCTAGTCATTCCTTTTTTATTTTTTCCGACTCAAGCTCAAGCGATCACTATTAATTTAGCAACAGGATTAGATGCTTCCAATACCTTAATCACAACAGGAGCACAATCTGACGCTCACTGGACTGTAGATAACCCTCAAGGCAGTTCAACTACTACTCCGGCTCAAACAGTCTATCCGGGCAATCCAAATTGGTTTGGTGGATGGTTGGCTAATGGGCCTAATTCCACTTGGATTGCTAGAGATGCCAATACACCAGCTAATGGACTTGGAACTTATACTCGTGCCTTTGATCTGACTGGGGTCGATCTCTCGACAGTCTCTATTACAGGGAGTTGGGCGGTAGATGATACTGGTATTTTGGCTCTCAATGGGCAACAGATTGCCTCACTAAGTGCTGGCGCTTGGGGTAGTTTAACACCATTTTCTCTTGCCGCAGGTTCTTCCACGGCTGCACTTCTCAATCAAGGACAGAATCAACTAACCATTCGGATTATTGATCCAACAGATAACTTCCTAGAAGGAGTAAGATTGCAAGGAACTTTGACAGGAAGCAACGCACCAACCTCAGTCCCTGAACCCACCTCAACCCTCAGTCTCCTTGCCCTCGGCACTCTCGGCGCAGCTTCAACCCTCAAACGCAAACTAAAGTCCTCTCAATCCACTGAAAAAGAAACCACAGAAATAGGATAA
- a CDS encoding UPF0175 family protein, with product MTIVIPNEIIQATGKNEQLLRLELAIIMFRDYHISSAKAADFANLSLIEFRQEIAKRNICVNYDSVDWQQELETLKTLGDL from the coding sequence ATGACTATTGTGATTCCCAACGAAATTATACAAGCAACAGGAAAAAACGAGCAACTGTTGCGACTAGAACTGGCAATCATTATGTTTAGAGATTATCATATCAGTAGCGCAAAAGCGGCTGATTTTGCCAACTTATCTTTAATTGAATTTCGTCAAGAAATCGCCAAGAGGAATATTTGCGTAAATTATGATAGTGTAGATTGGCAACAAGAATTAGAAACCTTAAAAACTTTAGGTGATCTGTGA